A genomic region of Capnocytophaga canimorsus contains the following coding sequences:
- the hemL gene encoding glutamate-1-semialdehyde 2,1-aminomutase: MIYKRSSELFAQAQKVLPGGVNSPVRAFNAVGRTPIFVKEARGAYLFDEDGRKLIDYIASWGPMIFGHAYKPVIDAIVQKAQKGTSFGIPTEIEIQIAELAVSMVPNIDKIRFVNSGTEACMSAIRLARGYTSRNKIIKFAGCYHGHSDSFLIEAGSGATTFGSPNSPGVTQGTAKDTLLANYNDLESVTRLFLANPSEIAAVIIEPVAGNMGCIPPKNGFLEGLRKLCTEHGALLIFDEVMTGFRLAKGGAQEVFGVDADIVTFGKVIGGGLPVGAFAARNEIMQFLAPEGPVYQAGTLSGNPLAMSAGLAMLTELNNHSEIFESLQQKTEHLHLGFENVLSKAGIPHQINRFGSMISVHFTENPVTDFTSSAQGNNERFRKYFHEMLAEGIYLPPSAFESYFLNDALSYADLDETIAALERVAKKL; the protein is encoded by the coding sequence ATGATATACAAAAGAAGTAGTGAGCTTTTTGCTCAAGCTCAAAAAGTATTACCTGGTGGGGTAAACTCTCCGGTTCGAGCATTTAATGCTGTTGGTAGGACGCCCATTTTTGTTAAAGAAGCCCGTGGGGCGTATCTTTTTGATGAAGACGGGCGAAAACTTATTGATTACATTGCCTCTTGGGGACCTATGATATTCGGACACGCCTACAAGCCTGTCATTGATGCCATCGTTCAAAAGGCACAAAAAGGCACCTCTTTTGGTATTCCTACCGAAATTGAAATTCAAATTGCCGAACTTGCTGTTTCAATGGTGCCTAATATTGACAAAATTCGCTTTGTAAATAGTGGTACTGAAGCTTGTATGAGCGCTATTCGCTTGGCTCGTGGATATACTTCTCGTAATAAAATCATTAAGTTTGCGGGGTGTTATCACGGGCATTCCGATTCTTTTTTGATAGAAGCCGGTAGCGGAGCGACTACTTTTGGTAGTCCTAATAGTCCAGGAGTTACCCAAGGCACAGCCAAAGATACGCTTTTGGCAAATTATAATGATTTAGAGTCGGTAACTCGTTTGTTTTTAGCGAATCCTTCCGAAATTGCAGCAGTTATTATCGAACCCGTAGCTGGAAATATGGGGTGTATTCCTCCTAAAAACGGATTTTTAGAGGGTTTAAGAAAACTATGTACTGAGCACGGTGCATTATTGATTTTTGATGAGGTAATGACGGGTTTCCGTTTAGCAAAAGGAGGAGCTCAAGAGGTTTTTGGAGTTGATGCTGATATTGTAACTTTCGGAAAGGTTATCGGAGGAGGGCTTCCTGTTGGGGCTTTTGCTGCACGAAACGAGATTATGCAATTTTTGGCTCCAGAAGGACCTGTTTATCAAGCAGGAACTTTAAGCGGAAATCCACTTGCTATGAGTGCTGGTTTGGCAATGCTTACCGAGTTGAACAATCACTCTGAAATTTTTGAAAGTTTACAACAGAAAACCGAACATTTGCATTTAGGATTTGAAAATGTACTTTCAAAAGCAGGGATTCCACATCAAATCAATCGATTCGGGTCGATGATTTCAGTTCATTTCACTGAAAACCCTGTGACTGATTTTACCTCGTCGGCTCAAGGGAATAATGAACGCTTTAGAAAATACTTCCACGAAATGCTTGCCGAAGGTATTTATTTACCACCAAGCGCCTTTGAAAGTTACTTTTTGAATGATGCCCTTTCTTATGCGGATTTGGACGAAACCATAGCAGCCTTGGAACGTGTAGCCAAAAAGTTGTAG
- a CDS encoding DUF6787 family protein — translation MFEKLKKRWNVTSNRQVVIILLVFAITGSVSAKLGKPICDYLNIYPHTFHPMLYWIIRLIIILPIYQVILLIVGAVFGQFRFFWEFEKRMFRIGQKTKKTVKRQP, via the coding sequence ATGTTTGAAAAACTCAAGAAGCGTTGGAACGTTACCTCAAATCGGCAGGTAGTGATTATTTTGCTGGTTTTCGCCATTACGGGCTCTGTATCAGCTAAATTGGGCAAACCCATTTGTGACTATTTGAATATATACCCCCATACGTTTCACCCCATGTTATACTGGATTATTCGTTTGATAATTATCCTACCTATTTATCAGGTTATTCTACTGATAGTAGGGGCTGTTTTCGGGCAGTTTCGTTTCTTTTGGGAGTTTGAAAAGCGAATGTTTCGCATTGGTCAGAAAACGAAGAAAACCGTCAAAAGACAACCTTAA
- a CDS encoding PTS transporter subunit IIC: protein MKDFLQRKNIEISLKRYGIEALNAMALGLFASLITGLILRNVGQWLEWDWLKEIGQQAQQAMGAAIGVCVAYALKSPLLVLAASAVVGISAAALGGPVGCFVSVLLATEIGKLVHKTTPIDIVITPVVTVSVGIAIAQFTGVHIAYAMTEVGNFIGWAVELHPFLMGVILSVVMGMLLTLPISSAAIAISLSLSGLAAGAATVGCCTQMIGFAVMSYRENKMAGLLSMGLGTSMLQMPNIIKNPKIWLPPIMVSAMLGPLAILVFKMQNIPSGAGMGTSGLVGQIGTFEAMGDSANVLIAILLLHFALPAILCGGLGYFFRRKGWIKSGDLKISFH from the coding sequence ATGAAAGATTTTTTACAGCGTAAAAATATCGAAATCAGTTTAAAACGTTACGGTATAGAAGCGCTCAATGCGATGGCTTTAGGGCTGTTTGCCTCGTTAATTACTGGACTCATATTGCGTAATGTAGGGCAATGGCTGGAGTGGGATTGGCTAAAAGAAATTGGACAACAAGCTCAACAAGCTATGGGAGCAGCCATTGGTGTTTGCGTGGCTTATGCTTTGAAATCGCCACTTTTGGTTCTAGCAGCTTCTGCTGTAGTAGGTATTTCAGCAGCAGCCTTGGGCGGACCTGTAGGTTGTTTCGTTTCGGTGCTTTTGGCTACTGAAATAGGTAAATTAGTACATAAGACCACACCGATAGACATTGTAATTACCCCTGTAGTTACTGTAAGTGTTGGTATAGCTATTGCTCAGTTTACTGGGGTGCACATCGCTTACGCAATGACGGAAGTAGGAAATTTTATAGGTTGGGCTGTGGAATTGCATCCGTTTTTAATGGGAGTGATACTATCGGTAGTTATGGGAATGCTACTTACCTTGCCCATTTCAAGTGCGGCTATTGCAATTTCGCTGTCATTAAGCGGATTGGCAGCTGGAGCGGCCACTGTTGGGTGTTGTACGCAAATGATTGGTTTTGCGGTTATGAGTTATCGTGAAAATAAAATGGCAGGGCTTTTAAGTATGGGTTTAGGAACTAGTATGTTACAAATGCCGAACATTATCAAAAATCCGAAAATATGGCTTCCGCCCATTATGGTTAGTGCTATGCTCGGACCACTTGCAATATTGGTATTCAAAATGCAAAACATACCCTCAGGGGCAGGTATGGGTACTAGCGGTTTAGTGGGGCAGATAGGTACTTTTGAAGCTATGGGGGATAGTGCTAACGTTTTAATAGCTATTTTGTTGTTGCATTTTGCACTCCCGGCAATACTTTGTGGGGGATTGGGTTATTTTTTTCGTAGAAAGGGTTGGATAAAATCAGGCGATTTAAAAATATCTTTCCATTAA
- the lipB gene encoding lipoyl(octanoyl) transferase LipB, whose product MNKSIIFKDLGKKDYKETWDLQEEIFQSILQTKHQNRKDNAQNPTENHFLFVEHPHVYTLGKSGDISNLLVDEKTLATKGASFYKINRGGDITYHGPGQIVGYPILDLDNFFTDIHKYLRLLEETIILTLKEYGISATRSEGETGVWIDVGTPFARKICAMGVRSSRWVTMHGFALNVNADLGYFDNIIPCGIRGKAVTSLNVELGRSEVPLQEVKDKIKKYFAQLFEADFI is encoded by the coding sequence ATGAACAAAAGCATCATTTTTAAAGATTTAGGTAAGAAAGATTATAAAGAAACTTGGGATTTGCAGGAAGAAATCTTCCAATCTATTTTACAGACAAAACATCAAAATCGTAAAGATAATGCACAGAATCCTACCGAAAATCATTTCCTGTTTGTTGAGCATCCTCACGTATATACTTTAGGTAAAAGTGGTGATATTTCAAATCTTTTGGTAGATGAAAAAACCTTAGCAACAAAAGGGGCTTCCTTTTATAAAATCAATCGTGGTGGAGATATCACTTATCACGGGCCGGGGCAGATTGTAGGCTATCCAATTTTAGATTTGGATAATTTTTTTACCGATATACATAAATACCTTCGTCTTTTGGAAGAAACCATCATATTAACTCTTAAAGAATACGGTATTTCCGCCACACGAAGTGAAGGCGAAACAGGGGTTTGGATTGATGTAGGAACGCCCTTTGCTCGAAAAATTTGTGCTATGGGCGTACGTTCCTCACGTTGGGTTACAATGCACGGTTTTGCACTGAATGTCAATGCTGATTTAGGGTACTTTGACAATATCATTCCTTGTGGAATACGTGGAAAAGCTGTGACCTCGCTCAATGTGGAATTGGGTAGGAGCGAAGTGCCTTTACAAGAGGTGAAAGACAAAATCAAAAAATATTTTGCTCAATTATTTGAAGCCGATTTTATTTAA
- the ypfJ gene encoding KPN_02809 family neutral zinc metallopeptidase — protein sequence MKWQGRRQSGNVEDRRGMGTGGKVIAGGGLIGVVILLLQLFGGETGQNLAPVLEQFNQQGKAPTERSRELTAEEIQIKEFVSTVLADTEDVWEKIFAQNNLGTYKKPSLVLFNDVVDSGCGRATAATGPFYCPADYKLYMDMSFFEELRSRFGAKGGDFAIAYVMAHEVGHHVQTLLGTSQKVRQAQQGKSKAYANKLSVAQELQADFYAGVWAHHNQKYLDEGDIEEAISAASAVGDDAIQRRMQGHVQPDSFTHGTSKQRIEWFMRGFKTGDIRQGDTFKEILN from the coding sequence ATGAAATGGCAAGGACGTAGGCAAAGTGGTAATGTAGAAGACCGCAGAGGTATGGGCACAGGCGGTAAAGTAATTGCAGGAGGAGGACTCATAGGGGTGGTAATTTTGCTTTTGCAACTTTTCGGAGGTGAAACGGGGCAAAATCTAGCACCTGTACTTGAGCAGTTTAACCAACAAGGTAAAGCGCCTACAGAGCGCTCTCGAGAACTCACCGCTGAAGAAATTCAAATTAAGGAATTTGTTTCCACTGTTTTAGCGGACACTGAAGATGTTTGGGAAAAGATTTTTGCCCAAAACAATTTGGGGACTTACAAAAAACCATCGTTAGTATTGTTTAACGATGTGGTAGATTCGGGGTGCGGAAGAGCTACGGCAGCAACAGGTCCGTTTTATTGTCCTGCTGATTATAAGCTTTATATGGATATGAGCTTTTTTGAGGAATTACGTTCGCGTTTCGGAGCTAAGGGTGGCGATTTTGCCATTGCTTACGTAATGGCTCACGAGGTAGGGCATCACGTACAGACGCTTTTAGGTACTTCGCAAAAGGTGCGTCAGGCACAACAAGGCAAAAGTAAGGCTTATGCAAACAAACTTTCAGTTGCTCAAGAGCTACAAGCCGATTTCTATGCAGGGGTTTGGGCGCATCACAATCAAAAGTATCTGGATGAGGGGGACATTGAAGAAGCTATTAGCGCTGCAAGTGCCGTAGGTGATGATGCCATACAAAGGCGTATGCAAGGACACGTACAACCCGACAGCTTCACACACGGAACCTCAAAACAGCGCATCGAATGGTTTATGAGAGGCTTTAAAACGGGAGATATCCGTCAAGGAGACACTTTTAAAGAAATTCTCAACTAA
- the rnpA gene encoding ribonuclease P protein component: protein MKTTDKAFGFPKSEKICSRKQIERLFTQGKKIQLFPLTLVYCSMNDFEQEVHFKVLMSVPKRNFKKAVHRNRIKRLMRENYRLQKQILEQIPDKYGFAFIFQGREMPDFKFVSERMKACFEKFIQEVS from the coding sequence TTGAAAACAACTGATAAAGCATTTGGCTTCCCCAAATCCGAAAAAATCTGTAGCCGTAAACAAATCGAAAGATTATTTACTCAAGGGAAAAAGATACAACTCTTTCCCCTTACGTTGGTGTATTGCTCAATGAATGATTTTGAGCAAGAAGTTCATTTTAAGGTGTTAATGAGTGTACCTAAACGCAACTTCAAAAAAGCGGTTCATCGTAATCGCATCAAAAGGCTTATGCGTGAAAATTATCGTTTGCAGAAACAGATTTTGGAACAAATTCCTGATAAATATGGGTTTGCTTTTATTTTTCAAGGACGAGAAATGCCTGATTTTAAATTTGTTTCAGAAAGAATGAAGGCTTGCTTTGAAAAATTTATACAAGAGGTTAGTTAA
- a CDS encoding M1 family metallopeptidase, with protein sequence MRNMKSAILWLFFLVVHASFSQNASYWQQQADYVMEIDVNVKKYQYKGKQKLTYTNNSPDILKVVFYHLYYNAFQPGSEMDARLQTIADPDRRMTNNIGSKESPKYESRIAKLTPSEVGYIKIKTLQQDGISVKHQTEGTILKVTLNQPILPKTSTVFEMEYEAQIPVMIRRTGRNSQDAVALSMAQWYPKIAAYDYRGWHPNEYIGREFYGVWGNFDVKITIDKNYILGATGYLQNANEIGFGYQDEGVKVTVQKGKTKTWHFLAPKVHDFTWAADPHFKHDKIKLADDKTFHFLYKSHESNWKKMQPELVKTFAYFNKIVGEYPWKQYSFIQGGDGGMEYAMCTLVAGGEHYNSLLGTSIHELAHAWFQHLLATDEASYAWMDEGFTSFIEDLAMHTVVYPDSQKNLFQGAYRSYFSLVNSGLEEPATTHADRYHRNFPYSVMAYSKGLLFLTQIGYIIGESNLMKTLQQFYTDFAFKNPHPIDFIRTAEKVSGLQLGWFLNEFIETTHTADYAIDKVVANGNKTQITLKRIGRLPLPIDLFVIGKDASKTYCYIPLRMQFGEKENPYKNYPQKTFPAWGWAHPTYTFEVEMPLKDIQTIVIDPNNVTVDINKKNNVFENN encoded by the coding sequence ATGAGAAATATGAAATCTGCTATTCTATGGCTGTTTTTTCTAGTAGTTCACGCCAGTTTTTCTCAAAACGCATCTTACTGGCAACAACAGGCTGATTATGTTATGGAAATTGACGTAAATGTCAAAAAATATCAGTACAAAGGCAAACAAAAACTTACTTACACGAATAATTCGCCAGATATTTTAAAAGTGGTGTTTTACCATTTGTATTATAATGCTTTTCAACCTGGGAGTGAAATGGACGCTCGTCTGCAAACGATAGCTGACCCAGATCGTAGAATGACTAATAATATCGGGAGTAAAGAATCGCCAAAATACGAGAGCCGTATTGCTAAACTTACTCCTTCTGAGGTTGGGTACATTAAAATAAAAACATTACAGCAAGATGGTATCTCGGTAAAACATCAAACGGAAGGAACAATACTAAAAGTTACCTTAAATCAACCTATTTTACCCAAAACCAGCACTGTTTTTGAGATGGAATATGAGGCTCAAATTCCAGTAATGATTCGCCGAACTGGACGAAACAGCCAAGACGCAGTTGCACTTTCTATGGCGCAATGGTATCCTAAAATAGCAGCTTATGATTATCGAGGGTGGCATCCGAATGAGTACATCGGACGTGAATTTTATGGTGTTTGGGGAAATTTTGATGTTAAAATTACCATTGATAAAAATTACATTTTAGGAGCAACAGGCTATTTGCAAAATGCCAACGAAATTGGCTTTGGTTATCAAGATGAAGGTGTTAAAGTAACTGTCCAAAAAGGAAAAACAAAAACGTGGCATTTTTTAGCTCCTAAGGTTCACGACTTTACTTGGGCGGCTGACCCACACTTTAAACACGATAAGATAAAATTGGCTGATGATAAAACGTTCCATTTTCTTTATAAATCTCACGAAAGTAATTGGAAAAAGATGCAACCCGAACTAGTCAAAACCTTCGCATACTTCAATAAAATCGTGGGTGAGTATCCTTGGAAACAATATTCTTTCATTCAAGGAGGCGATGGCGGTATGGAGTATGCAATGTGTACTTTGGTCGCAGGGGGAGAGCATTACAATAGCCTTTTAGGAACTTCTATTCACGAATTGGCACACGCGTGGTTTCAACACCTTTTGGCTACTGATGAGGCTTCCTATGCTTGGATGGATGAAGGATTTACCTCATTCATAGAAGATTTGGCAATGCACACGGTGGTGTATCCTGATTCACAAAAAAATCTTTTTCAAGGGGCTTATCGAAGCTATTTTAGTTTGGTAAATTCAGGGTTGGAAGAACCTGCTACTACACACGCCGATCGTTATCATCGGAATTTTCCGTATTCGGTAATGGCTTATAGTAAAGGCTTGTTGTTTCTTACGCAAATTGGGTATATCATCGGAGAGTCTAATTTGATGAAAACATTACAGCAATTTTATACTGATTTTGCTTTTAAAAATCCTCACCCGATTGATTTTATTCGTACGGCTGAAAAAGTTTCGGGCTTACAACTGGGGTGGTTCTTAAATGAATTTATCGAAACAACGCATACTGCGGATTATGCCATAGATAAAGTAGTTGCAAACGGAAATAAAACACAAATTACGCTTAAACGCATCGGGCGACTCCCTTTACCCATAGATTTGTTTGTTATCGGCAAAGACGCAAGCAAAACCTACTGTTACATTCCGTTACGTATGCAATTCGGTGAAAAAGAAAATCCGTATAAAAACTATCCGCAGAAAACTTTCCCTGCTTGGGGGTGGGCACATCCTACCTACACCTTTGAGGTAGAAATGCCACTGAAAGACATACAAACCATTGTTATTGACCCTAACAATGTTACTGTGGACATCAACAAGAAAAACAACGTATTTGAAAACAACTGA
- the ccsA gene encoding cytochrome c biogenesis protein CcsA → MWQYFNYITLAILVLWIASGILIYSKNQMYRKLSLSLHLLSTLIIGVFITKLWIELDRPPLRTLAETRIWYAFFMGLIGFSIYLLYRQKWMLNYSALMGIVFMLVTFFRPDTMNKTLMPALQSVWFIPHVIVYIFAYAMLGMASLTAVYGIYLCKKQKDTQNAIAVTDQLIKIGYVFLTFGLLFGALWAKEAWGHYWTWDPKETWAFITWLAYLVYIHYKYKHKEKQPFNSFLIVIIAFLLLLVCWFGVNYLPTAQMSVHTYSG, encoded by the coding sequence ATGTGGCAGTATTTTAATTATATAACATTAGCGATTTTGGTTTTATGGATAGCTTCAGGAATTCTTATCTATTCTAAAAATCAGATGTACAGAAAGTTAAGTTTATCACTTCATCTTTTGTCAACTCTAATTATTGGAGTATTTATAACAAAGTTATGGATAGAACTTGATCGTCCGCCGTTGAGGACTTTGGCTGAAACACGCATTTGGTATGCCTTTTTTATGGGGTTGATTGGTTTTTCGATATATTTGTTGTATCGCCAAAAATGGATGTTGAATTACTCGGCTTTGATGGGTATTGTGTTTATGCTGGTAACGTTTTTCCGTCCGGATACAATGAACAAAACCTTGATGCCGGCATTGCAAAGTGTTTGGTTTATTCCGCACGTAATTGTGTATATTTTTGCTTATGCGATGCTCGGAATGGCTTCGCTTACTGCGGTTTATGGAATTTATCTTTGTAAAAAACAAAAAGATACCCAAAATGCTATTGCAGTAACTGACCAATTGATAAAAATTGGTTATGTTTTTCTGACCTTCGGTTTGCTTTTTGGGGCTTTGTGGGCAAAAGAAGCTTGGGGGCATTATTGGACGTGGGATCCAAAAGAAACGTGGGCTTTCATTACTTGGCTTGCTTATTTGGTGTATATTCACTACAAATACAAACATAAAGAAAAACAGCCTTTTAACAGTTTTCTGATTGTAATAATTGCATTTTTGTTATTGTTAGTCTGTTGGTTTGGAGTCAATTACTTGCCTACCGCCCAAATGAGTGTGCATACGTACTCGGGGTAG
- a CDS encoding cytochrome c biogenesis protein ResB gives MNLDKEFHKSNQYRYSVVIALLSLLLGFILQYFLGSIPKSWFSFPQNIIGGLVFVFLNTAIFFIFKKKNFINLHSSTPFAIVTVITLGVLTIGLGSISVGQEHHANSFWLNLGLDDITKTWYFALIYLMALTNLWLAILKRSMVYQKKNITFLLNHFGLWLIMFAGVLGQGDLVRLKMDLYKDKVEWRATDDNGNVIELPIAMELKSFDIDIYRNKLFVIDSAGNALPKSKPMGFMLEKDGSQGEILNWKITQHQYFEKAVPETDSTYVNHGMWGATNAAFVTVENLKTGEKKQEWISAGNFQLPPRTIQLDAEHTLVMAPAEARKFQSEVSIYQKDTEEVRNEKIEVNHPIKVDGWKVYQVSYDERMGRWSELSVVELILDPWLPVVYTGIFILMAGGIAFLFVNRR, from the coding sequence ATGAACTTAGATAAAGAATTTCACAAAAGCAATCAGTATCGTTACTCGGTAGTAATTGCCTTGTTATCACTGTTGTTGGGATTTATTTTGCAGTATTTTTTAGGAAGTATCCCGAAGAGTTGGTTTAGTTTTCCACAAAATATCATAGGCGGATTAGTATTTGTTTTTCTAAATACAGCTATCTTCTTTATTTTCAAGAAGAAAAACTTTATTAATCTGCATTCAAGTACTCCTTTTGCTATTGTTACAGTGATAACACTTGGTGTGCTAACCATTGGGCTTGGAAGCATTAGTGTTGGGCAGGAGCATCACGCAAATTCTTTTTGGCTAAATTTGGGCTTGGACGATATTACCAAAACGTGGTATTTTGCTCTTATTTATTTGATGGCTCTGACGAATTTATGGTTAGCAATCCTCAAACGTTCAATGGTTTATCAGAAGAAAAACATTACTTTTTTGTTGAATCATTTTGGACTTTGGCTCATAATGTTTGCGGGGGTTTTAGGGCAAGGCGATTTGGTTCGTCTTAAAATGGATTTGTACAAAGATAAAGTGGAATGGCGTGCTACTGATGACAACGGAAATGTTATTGAACTGCCTATTGCGATGGAGTTAAAATCCTTTGACATAGATATTTATCGTAATAAATTGTTTGTGATTGATTCCGCAGGAAATGCACTTCCGAAGAGTAAACCAATGGGGTTTATGCTTGAAAAAGATGGCTCACAAGGAGAAATTCTCAATTGGAAAATCACACAACACCAGTATTTTGAAAAGGCTGTTCCTGAGACAGATAGCACTTACGTTAATCACGGAATGTGGGGAGCAACAAATGCAGCTTTTGTTACGGTTGAAAATCTGAAAACTGGAGAAAAAAAGCAGGAATGGATTTCGGCAGGAAATTTTCAGCTGCCACCACGAACCATTCAACTTGATGCCGAACATACGTTAGTGATGGCTCCTGCCGAAGCTCGTAAGTTTCAGTCGGAAGTGTCTATTTATCAAAAAGATACTGAAGAAGTTCGCAATGAAAAAATTGAAGTTAATCATCCTATAAAAGTTGATGGTTGGAAGGTGTATCAGGTGAGTTATGATGAGCGTATGGGGCGTTGGTCGGAACTTAGTGTTGTTGAACTTATTTTAGATCCTTGGTTACCTGTAGTTTACACCGGGATTTTTATTTTGATGGCAGGAGGAATAGCGTTTTTATTTGTAAATAGAAGATAA
- the nrfA gene encoding ammonia-forming cytochrome c nitrite reductase, which produces MKKKNWLIVGILAVVTFLLGMLANSIMGRKAEAQIISRANTDIKDFEARNEIWGEYYQREYQSWLQTADTTFRAKYMSSDNDDLLAERPEMVILWAGYAFSKDYTAPRGHMHAVADVTHTLRTGSPTDSTHSPQPSTCWTCKSPDVPRMMNKIGIENYYKGHWDDLGSEIVNPIGCANCHDPKTMNLTITQPALVEAFNRQGKDITKATHQEMRSLVCAQCHVEYYFKKESNYLTFPWDHGKKVEDVEKFYDNVGWTDFVHKVSRTPILKAQHPDYEIFQLGIHAQRGVSCSDCHMPYKTEGGVKYTDHHISSPLRNVNASCQVCHRQPEEELIKNVYERQDYVFTLRNRLEKQLAKVHFQAKFLWDNGATEEQMKPILDLIRKSQWRWDFITASHGAAFHAPIESQKVLGDGMFYAMQAESDMNGLTDKLKITAKFEMPDISTKAKAQAIIGLDMEKEEANKKQFMKTIVPKWIKEAKEKGNLVTQK; this is translated from the coding sequence ATGAAAAAGAAAAATTGGTTAATCGTAGGAATTTTGGCTGTTGTAACGTTCCTTTTAGGAATGCTTGCTAATTCCATTATGGGAAGAAAAGCCGAAGCACAAATCATTTCAAGAGCAAATACTGATATTAAGGATTTTGAAGCTCGAAATGAAATCTGGGGAGAGTATTATCAACGTGAGTACCAGTCTTGGCTACAAACTGCCGATACTACTTTCAGAGCCAAATATATGAGTAGTGATAATGATGACTTGTTGGCTGAACGTCCTGAAATGGTGATTTTGTGGGCGGGGTATGCGTTTTCAAAAGATTACACGGCTCCTCGTGGGCATATGCACGCCGTTGCCGATGTTACTCATACACTTCGTACGGGTTCTCCAACCGATTCAACACATTCACCACAGCCTAGCACTTGTTGGACTTGTAAAAGTCCTGATGTCCCTCGAATGATGAACAAAATTGGTATTGAAAATTATTATAAAGGACATTGGGACGATTTAGGAAGTGAAATCGTAAATCCTATTGGTTGTGCTAACTGTCACGACCCGAAAACAATGAATTTGACTATCACACAACCAGCTCTTGTTGAGGCTTTTAATCGTCAAGGAAAAGACATTACCAAAGCTACTCATCAGGAAATGCGTTCACTGGTATGTGCTCAGTGTCACGTGGAGTATTACTTCAAAAAAGAAAGTAATTATTTGACATTCCCTTGGGATCACGGAAAAAAAGTTGAGGATGTTGAGAAATTCTATGATAATGTAGGTTGGACAGACTTTGTTCATAAAGTGAGCCGTACGCCAATTCTTAAGGCACAACACCCTGACTATGAAATCTTCCAATTAGGAATTCACGCTCAACGTGGTGTTTCTTGTTCGGATTGTCATATGCCTTACAAAACAGAAGGAGGTGTGAAATACACCGACCACCATATTAGCAGTCCGCTTAGAAACGTAAATGCAAGTTGCCAAGTTTGTCACAGACAACCTGAGGAAGAATTGATCAAAAACGTTTACGAGCGTCAGGACTATGTGTTCACACTCCGAAATCGTTTGGAAAAACAATTAGCAAAAGTACACTTCCAAGCTAAATTCTTGTGGGACAATGGAGCCACTGAGGAGCAAATGAAACCAATTTTAGACCTTATCCGTAAATCACAATGGCGTTGGGATTTCATCACAGCATCGCACGGAGCAGCGTTCCACGCACCGATTGAGTCTCAAAAAGTATTGGGTGATGGTATGTTCTACGCTATGCAAGCCGAATCGGATATGAACGGGCTAACAGACAAACTTAAAATTACTGCTAAATTTGAAATGCCAGACATCAGTACGAAAGCCAAAGCACAGGCAATCATTGGTTTGGATATGGAAAAAGAAGAAGCAAACAAAAAACAATTTATGAAAACCATCGTTCCGAAATGGATAAAAGAAGCCAAAGAAAAAGGAAACTTGGTTACTCAAAAATAA
- the nrfH gene encoding cytochrome c nitrite reductase small subunit: MATTNKTKQVKKNKYFRYLIPSLVGILLGLSGYIFYISKAYSYLSDDPKACVNCHIMAPEYSTWFHSSHGRNTVCNDCHVPHDNFFRKYYFKASDGLRHATMFTFRMEPQVITMHKPGQMVVQENCIRCHDQLNSVVGTGNVTAQMAHADQGKLCWECHTDVPHGNVRGLNSAPNARVPLASEPVPEWLQNMVKNQQKGK; encoded by the coding sequence ATGGCAACGACAAACAAAACAAAACAAGTGAAAAAGAATAAGTATTTCAGATACTTAATTCCTTCTTTGGTAGGGATACTACTTGGGCTTAGTGGATATATTTTTTATATATCCAAAGCGTATTCCTATCTGTCTGATGATCCTAAAGCTTGTGTGAATTGCCATATTATGGCACCAGAGTATTCCACGTGGTTTCACTCTTCGCACGGGCGAAACACCGTGTGTAACGATTGTCACGTTCCGCACGATAATTTCTTTAGGAAGTACTATTTTAAGGCAAGTGATGGTTTAAGACACGCAACGATGTTTACCTTTCGTATGGAACCACAGGTAATCACGATGCACAAACCAGGGCAAATGGTGGTACAAGAGAATTGTATCCGTTGTCACGACCAGCTAAATAGTGTGGTGGGAACGGGAAATGTTACAGCTCAAATGGCACACGCTGACCAAGGAAAACTCTGTTGGGAATGCCATACCGATGTGCCTCACGGAAATGTTCGTGGGCTGAATTCAGCTCCGAATGCCAGAGTGCCTCTCGCTTCAGAACCTGTGCCTGAGTGGCTTCAGAATATGGTTAAAAACCAGCAGAAAGGCAAATAA